Part of the Pseudobdellovibrionaceae bacterium genome is shown below.
GGGCAAAATCACGTAGCCACTCGTGTACCACTAAAAAAGAATATTGAAGGGGTTTAGTTCTCAACTCGTCAAGAATCTTTTTGTCGGAGTAGTAAGTAAGGAAATCATCTGATTCTACCCTTATGACCGCCTGAATGGCTTTGGTTGAGTTACCTTGATATCGGCAATTGTGAGGAATCTGTCTTATTAGGTTTTCATCTTTTATATCAACTAGGTCTTCACTGGAACTCAGCCAAATGCGATTCATACTATAATCAGTGTGATTATCGAGAGTCGCGATAAAATCATCAAAACCGGCCAGAGTTTGCCTCGAATAAAAGATTTTAATAAAGGACCTTATCCGCTGTGCCGATTCTTCCCAGCTCGTGACTTCAACAATATCACTATTGCTGTTGTATTCACTATAAGTGGCGAGATAGTCCAAGGACAGATATCCACTAAAACTATTGCTGGACGAGGGGGTGCAATAGGCAATATCACCTCCATTACCCATATCAGTATCACCTGCGTAAGCATTAACCGCTAGAAACATAGTAAGCAGGAACATCTTCTTCATTTTTTCCTCCTGAGAGTAGATCAAAAAATTGAATATTTAATTGGTAAAGTGAGTCTTTCTTTTTTCTGTTGTTGGCGAGTTTGGATATCTTATTAAGGACCTCATCGATGAGGCTTCTTACTTCCCCTAAATCATCGCTACTGATCGACATGGTCTTGCCTTTAAAATACTTGCGATCAACACTTTGTTCTACCAGTGCTTGTTGGGCTTTTTCTAGCATTTGCTGATGAAACTGACGCAGGCTCTTGTTGGGAATACCCGATGGTGTTTGCAGATGTGCTCTGGACTTGACCAGTCGCCCATCTCTGCGCTTGAGCAAACCCAGGCGCTCCAATCGTTCCATGGCAAGCTTAGCCTGTATCGCAGAAATTCCCAGCGCTTTGACTACAATAGATGAGCTTAGTGGTTC
Proteins encoded:
- a CDS encoding TIGR02147 family protein, whose translation is MEINERYRSILRQELEKRCTKNKSYSLRSFAKLLEVSPSQLSRVLAGTKNLSVMNAKRIAEILFKNEPQKSLFVSLVEINQANNDDLKQRLSEQLKENNAIDEKFELELEVIKYISDWYHIAILELTYIVDEPLSSSIVVKALGISAIQAKLAMERLERLGLLKRRDGRLVKSRAHLQTPSGIPNKSLRQFHQQMLEKAQQALVEQSVDRKYFKGKTMSISSDDLGEVRSLIDEVLNKISKLANNRKKKDSLYQLNIQFFDLLSGGKNEEDVPAYYVSSG